The genomic segment AAGCCGAAGGCACTTTAGAAAGAAAAGGATGAAGATTAGCTAGTTATATATAGGAAGGAAATACCGCTTTACTCTTGTCAGCGGCATTTCATTTTCAATACAGCGTGCGGCGTAAGTGGCTAAGCGGGTGCCTTTGTGGCGGTTAAAGGTTTTAATGGCCTTTATTAACCCTATGGTACCAATTGATATCAGATCATCCATATCGTTGTCGCCGTCAAATTTTTTTGCGATATGCGCCACCAGCCGGAGATTGTGCTCAATTAATATATCTTGCGCTTTTTCATCGCCTTTTTCTAAGAGAAGGAGATACTTGGCTTCCTCCGATTCAGAAAGGGGTTGGGGAAAGGTGTTGCTGGCAATGAAAGATATCAGCAATAACAGGCCGTTTAAGACGGAGAGTACAGTGATGGTCCAAAGACCTGGCAGCATTAACAACCCTCCAATAACTATATTGATAACAATACAGTGTATGGGATAGGTTGTTTAAGTGTGATGGGTTAAGTAAGGTATTAAGTACCAATCATCCGGAATTGTAACATAAACTCATGGCTTAATTTACTTGAATACCAATCCTTTGTATAGAAAAAGGCATATCTAATTAACCAAGCAAACCTTGGGAGCAGGGGTTTAAAAATTCCGTTACTGTGCCTTGTTATAGTAATAAGGAAAAATTACAAAAAAGAAGGAAAAGTATCTATATGGGTTGAATTTTACAATATCAATTTTCGACATAAGTTTTCCAAATAGTCAAACTATAAAAATATTCAATCTTAGAGGTGCTTTCCTTGAAAATCTTACTTAGCCTTTACCTATTTATTGCGGTTGTATTAACCCAGTTTTCGGCCGCATATCTTTATTCAAAGGGTAGAACTAACCACCGGAAGGTATTCTCTGCCTTAACTTTATGTGTTAGCGTTTATTTATTTGGCTATTTAATGATTATCAACAGCAGTAATCTGCAAGAAATGATCTTTTGGAATCAGATTCAATATCTGGGCTTGCCCTTTATTTCTGCGCTTTGGCTGATGGTGGCCCTCTTATATAATAAATATATCCTGAAAAAGCGGATGTTGATCTTACTATTTTTCGTACCTGTAATTACTTTTATTATGCGGCTAACCAATTCTTGGCATCATTTCTTTTATAAATCTTGGGAGATAAGAGAGCTTTTTGGGTATTATTCCCTCTACATGGAAAGAGGTTTTTGGTACTATGTTAACATTTCATATACAGTATTGTGTTTGTTTTTTGCTATTTACATTTTATACTTTGGATACCAAAAGAATCAGACCAGCTACGCCAGAACCCATTTTTTTATTTTCTTTCTAGCTTCCCTACTTCCCATCATGGGGATCATGCTGATTCTTTTTGCTTTCGATAAGTGGAACATTGATTATACTGCTTTGATAATGCCCATTTCTTTGCTCATTATAAGTTATGGCATTTTAAAATACGATTTTATGGAAATAAGAACGTTAGTCAGAGAAACAATTTTTGAAAACCATATTGCCGCTATGCTGATCTTAGAAGATCTAAAGATAGTAGACTACAACAAGGCGGCGAAGAAGTTTTTTGGTGCGCTCAACATTTCTTTAAATAATTATTCTTTAGAGCATATTTTTAACCGACAACCGGAGCTGTTGGAAATTTTAAAAAGTGATACTACCAGGGATTTTTCTTTGCTTATCGATGGAAAAGAACGATTTTTTGAGATTGACGTGGTGCAGTTGGGTAATCCTCATGTTAGAAGCAAGAGGATGCTTAAATCTATCCGTGATATTACGGAAAAGAAAAAGATTCAGGAAAAATTAAAGATTTTAGCTACTACAGACTCTTTAAGCGGTCTCTATAACCGGACAGAATTTATGAGGTTGGCTCAAAGGGAGTTTGTTTGGGCCAAAAGACATAATGAGGAATTATCTTTATTAATGATGGATCTGGATTGTTTTAAAGCTATCAACGATACCTTTGGACATGCGGCAGGAGATGAAGTGATTCGTAAAATGGGAAAGATAATAATGACTGGTTTTCGCAAAACAGATATTGCCGGGCGTTTAGGGGGGGAAGAATTTGCCGTAATTTTAAAAAATACATCTTTTCAGGAAGCAAAAAAGGTGGCTGAGCAGTTTCGGAAGACTGTGGCTAATACAAAAGTGATTTACGGGAAGCAGGAAATTAGTTTTACTGTAAGCATCGGAGTAGCGGCAATATCTGGCGGCATTAGCAATAAAAAAAATATTGAAGATGTTTTAAAAGAGGCAGATGATGCCCTGTACAAGGGAAAAGCAAAAGGACGTAATTGTGTTGCCACTATGGAGTAAAACCCACCTTGCAAAAACAAGGTGGGTTTCTAAAAATAGCATCTTATTTTGTACTTACTGTAGTGTTATACGGTAGGTTATGTTTTTATAGCTATCACTTCCTGTGGGCACACCGCTAAAAACAATTTCTTTTTCATTTACCCATAGTAAATTTAAAATAAACTGCATATCAGAAGCTAACTGTACCTTATCACCGGTTTCGGGGTTAACTGCCCAAAGACTACCGCTGTCGCTATATAAAAGGTGTCCGCTGTCCGGCGACCAGGCCAAAAGCACACCGTACCCCGCATTTACTTCCACCAGATTGGCACCAATATTAAGCTCACTGTCTATGGCATCAACTTTAATAATACTTTTTCCGTCATCAGTTTGACCCGATATATAGGCTATGCGCTGTTTGTTGGGTGATATTGCAAAATTATTAATGGCTTCTACCACTTCTTTTTCTTTACCGGAATTAAGGTTTAGGGCAATAACTGTTCCCATGGGATGGTTCTTATCATTATTACTGAGATACATTAAAGTATCCTTGTTATAAAATAATGGCCTTGTCTTTAAATTACGGTCACCCTTGGCAGTGATGTTAGAAAATTTGTTGTTTTGGGGGTTATATAAAAAAATTTCACCGCTTTGCCCATCGTAATAGGGTACTGCCAATTCACCTTCCGATGACCAGCAAAGGTAGGCCGTTGCCAGAGGAAAACTTGCTGATTGAAGTTGTTTTTTTTCACCCATCACCTCATTAGCCATTACATAGGGTGTAAACATTTCTTCGGTGTTTTCCGTAAAAGCAATGGTTTTGCCGTCAGGGGAATAGCGGGCAAAACCCTGATGTTTGCCCATTTCTGCATTGCTTAGTTTGACCACTGTTTTGTCTGCCAGATTCATGGTGTAAAGATGATGGGACGGAGCCATTTCACCGGGGGAGTCACTTTCAGGCACATCTTCATCCCAGGAAAAAAGAAGTGTTTTGCCGTCGGAAGAAATATCCCATGCTCTACCCTTATGTAGTTCTTCGATACTTTCCACAGCCATTACCTGTTCTTGGGGTTTGGGAAGTATCTTTACTTCATCTTCCCGGTTGGGCTTTTCACCGCAACCCACCATACCCAGCACCATGGCACCGACCAACAATAAACCAATTATTTTTTTCATTAAATAATACCTCCTTGCAGTGACTTTTTATCTTATATAAACAAATTATATCTTGCAACTGTTTCAAAGCCACTACAACAATGTTTCAATGTTGTAACAGTTTTACAGTGGTCACCGTTCCACCGCCCTGACGGTTGCTTATCTCAATATGACCCTTGTGCTTATCAATTATTTCTTTAGCAATGGCCAGCCCCAAGCCGGTTCCGCCCACCACCCGGGCATTGGCGGCCCGATAAAAACGATCAAATACCTTTTTTAAATCCTCCGGCGGAATCCCAGGCCCCCGGTCACTGACGGTAAAGTAAATATATTTATCTTTGCAGTAAAGGTTGACCTCCACCTGGCTTTGGGCGGCAGAAAACTTAATAGCGTTGTCCAAAAGATTAACAACAACTTGGGTTAGCTTTTCGCTGTTGCCTAAAATGCACACATCCGGCTGTAGGTTGGTATTTAAGGTAACGCTATGCTTGTTTGCCCGCATTTGCATTTTGCCCACTGTTTCTTCTATCAGTTCAGTTAAATTTAATTGGGAAAAAACTAACTCTTCCCGCTCGGCATCGATGCGTGACAGCAGCAGTAATTGGTCTACCAGCCTCGCCAACCGGGCAGATTCATTGTTTAAATGATAGACTGCCTTTTCTAAATCTGGCCGACCCTTTACTTCGTCAGTCAAGTATTCTGCATAGCCTTTAATGGCAGTGAGGGGGGTGCGCAGCTCATGGGATACATTGGATACAAACTGCCGCTGCCGTTGAATATAGTCTTGTAGTTCTTTGCCCATTTCATTGAAGCTGCGGCTTAACCGGCCCAATTCATCGCTGCGGCTGCTTTTGACAGGATAAAAATCACGGTGGGCAAAACGCTCAGTGGCTGCCACCAGCTGCTTAATGGGTTTGACCATCACCCTAGCGATATAAATACTAAGTAAAGTAATCAGTATACCAAAAACCACAGCCCCGGTCAGCAATATACCGGTGGTGGCGCTTAACACTTGGTTTAAAAAATTTAAAGGATAAACGAATTCCAGCACTCCGATGGTTTTTCCTTGTAACTCAATGGGGGCTGCAAAGTAAACTTGGTTGTTGCGGATAAGATAGGCGTAATCTCCCGCCAATGCATGGTTTAATGACCGGGGCATTTGCTCGGTAACGGCGGCTGTTTGCTCTACACCGTCCACCGATGCACTTAACAAATTAAGGTTGGCATCATATATTCGTACGCTTCTGTTGCCGGCACTTAAATTATTAGTGATGCGGGAAGCTGTTTCTTCTAACCCCCGGCTTGCTGCGCCCTCTAACAGTAAAACTTGAGTGACATAAACACCAGCGGTACGGCTCTGCTCCATTAAATCCTGCTCCACTGCGGCCATTCCGTAATGTTCAATACCCCTTAACACTGCCATGCCCACCAGCGACATGACCAACAAGGTGGCGGCCAGGTAATAGACAATCAACCGGGTACTAAAATTCATATTATGCCTCCCCAAACCGATAGCCAAAACCATATACAGTTATAATGTGCCTGGGCTTAGAGCTATCAACTTCAATTTTTTTGCGCAGCCGGGTGATGTGAATATCCACTGAACGGCTGTCACCGGTATAATCATAACCCCAGGCCTTAGACATCAACTCATCCCGACTAAAAACCCGCAGGGGGTTGCTGGCCAAAACCGCTAGCAGTTGAAATTCCCGGGGAGTTAAGGCCACCGGTTTATTGTCTTTGGTCACCGTCTTATTGGTCAAGTTTATTTCTAAATTATGGTGGGTGATAATGTTGTTGCCGGCTGGCATAGCTTTATCGCCCAAGCGGCGCAGCAGGGCCTTTACCCGGGCCAGCAGTTCCCGGCTGTCAAAGGGCTTAGTGATATAGTCGTCTGCCCCCAGTTCCAAGCCTAACACCTTATCCACCACGTCATTTTTTGCGGTGAGCATTATGATGGGGGTGCGGTAGCGGGAGCTAATTTCCTTACACACATCATGGCCACTGATGTCCGGCAACATTAAATCCAGCACCACCAAATGGGGCTTAAAGCGGGCTGCCAACGCCAGACCACTGCCACCGTCGGCGGCGGTGGCAACCCGGTAACCTTCTCTGACCAGCACCATTTCCACCAAATCGCGAATGGCAGGTTCATCATCTATAACTAGAATTTTTTGCATATTACTGTCTCCTTCTAGGTTTATGACAATATTCGACCATTTTTACATTATATCACCGGTTTATGCAGGTTGCACATAAGATACAAGCATGGCATTATAGTTATATACAACAGACACTGCTATAACAAATAAAAAAACATATGATAAAAAAGTAGTACCGTTAAATTTATGTGAAGCCCGAGCAGAGGCAATACAATAAAGGTAACTTTACTGTATTGCTTTTTTTACGTCCAAAAAGCAACATAATGGGAGGTGCTTCAAATTGAAAAAACAGGCAATTATATCCCCAGGTAGGCCAATCCAAATATCAAGGGACGGGGGAACCACATGGTTTACCACAGCCATTAAAGATGTATGCGAGGATATTATCAGCATAATGTTACCTTATCAAAAAACACCATATATTAAAATACCGCTGGTGCTAAGTAAAGGGGATAAGCTGATAGTAAGGTTAACAATAGAAAACTTTTGTTTTATCTTCGAAACTAGGGTGGCAGATTGCAAAGATAAATACTACCATCTGACTTACCCTAAAAAGCTAGAACGTGTTAAAAGAAGAAAAAACATACGCTTACCAATCAGGCTGTATGTTAGATATTCCTGCTATGGCAGCAACTTAATACACTTTAGAAATGCCACTACCATAGATTTAAGCTGTGGTGGCATGAAACTGCTTGTTGTTGAAGGGATTAAACCAAACACGCAGATATTGGTCGCTTTTAAATTGCCTACCAAAGAGAATCCAAATACTATAGCAATCAAAGGACGGGTGACACATTGTAAGAAGGTAGATTATTATGACGATTTTTATCATGTGGGAATTAAATTTGAAGACATCACAGAGCAACTGGAATCGCAAATAGCCAGATACATTTTTAATAAAATGATTGAAATGCGAAAGGCAAAAGTCTACTAAAAATATACATAATTAGCGGGAAAGTTGTATGTTTAGCAGTGTAACCCACCGTGCAGGTAAATAACCTGCACGGCTTTATTTTTACTTAAGTCTGCCCCTCATCGGCAATTAATAATAAAGCAGTGTTGTGGTATGGCACAACTGTGGTATAATAATTAACCAAATATTAAATATTATAAAGGCCAAACTATTATAGTTAAGTAAAGCCCATTTAGAGGTAATACAGGCACAAGTTTTTCTGTATTGCCCTTTTTATTTTTAATATCAATAAAATAGGAGGTGCATTGTCTATAGAACAAAAGATAATTACTGTCGGTATGCCAATAGATATATCAAGGGATGGGGGAGCCACCTGGTGTATCTCAACCGTCAAAGATATCCGAGAGGGGATCATGAGCATAACGCTACCTTATCAGCAGTCACCATATATTAAGATGCCTTTGGCACTAAGTAAAGGAGATCGGGTACAAGTAAGGGTAAAAATAGATAATTATTGTTTTCAATTGGATACTTGGGTAACAGATTGCAAAGATAAATACTATCACCTGCCTTACTTCCGAAAAATGAGACGCGTTGACAAAAGAAAACAAGCACGTCTACCAATCGCGCTGGATGTTAAATATTCCTACTACGGTTGTAACTTAATACAATTTAAAGATGCCACTACGGTGGATTTAAGCGGTGGTGGCATGAAAATGCTGGTTATGGAAGAAATAAAGGCAAACACGCCGCTGTTAGTTGTTTTCACACTACCTACCAATCAGATTCCAAAGGCAATACTTATAAAAGCCCGGGCAACCCACTGTAAGAAGATAGATTTTTATGACAATATTTATCACGTGGGAATCAAGTTTGAAAACATTACAAACCAAATAAAATCGCAATTATTAAGATACATTTATAAAAAAATAGTTGAAAAAAAGGCAAAAGTCTATTAATAAAAGGTTATGTCGATATTTGCTGGAAAAATATGTACATAATTAGCAGGAAATCTACATGTTTGATAGAAATATAGTACATACTAAAAATTCATTTTATTTTACGGGAACGATGAAGTACAGTTTGTATTTGGGCACTTGAGCTGTATTGAGTTAGTAGTGCAACCCACCGTGCAGGCCATTTACCTGTGCGGTTTTTAAATTAGCGCCAGGAAGGACGTTGTATCTATATGGACAAACAATTATTTAATGGGTTAAATGATTATCAATCTGAGCAGCAGAGGTGTGTATGTAACAAATTACTGTGCGTAATTAAGGGCAACAACATAGAAATTAAATGTAACAAATGTGAGAGAATTATGGTGATTAAAACCAAGGGTATTGAACAAATTGAAGTCAAATAGCCATAAGCAATTAATAATATCGAAAGTAAAGCCCAACGAGTATTAAAAACGGTGATAAAATCCCCATAAGGGGGAATTTAAAACCGGTGTTGACATAGAAAATACCAGCATAATTTGATGGTGATTAAGTATCTGTAACAATAAGTATATGAGACAGATAACCCAGCAATGTATTTAGTGAAGAGCATTTACCTTTACCGTTACCGAAGGAAGTAACGGTGAAAATGGAGACAACAACAATGGTGGCGAGGGCAGCGATAGCGATCAAAGTGAAGGATAAGATAAGTATATCTAATCCTGTTTTTCGTCTAACCTATCAACAACCATAGCGAACAACCGACAACAAGCCCCGTGGGAGAGCAAGCAATTTAAGCTCTTTCACGGGGCTTTTTCTTTTGGGTATAATACCGGCGGCAGGGGTGGTATGGGGAAGAGGAGTTTTTATGTGTATTTGGTATAAAAAAACCAATTGTATTGTGAATCCTAAGCAAGTTAGGGGGGCATAAATTGAAAATAAGCCGGCTTGATTATGTAAATATCAGAGAAATATGGTAACATGAAGCGGCAGACTTTACCACCTGGTTGGCAAATAATATTGATTACATAAATGAAAAACTGGGATTTACTTTGAATGTTTTAGAGACAGAAAAGCAAATAGGATCTTCAATGTGGATATCTATTGTGAAGATGAGCAGGGAAAACTATAGGATTTTCGAAGTAAAGGACAAGGACGCTGACGGCTTTTTAGTATCCTTTTTTAAGTGTCTGGGACACACCTTAGGAGCAATCAAGCTCTTAAGGGCTGGGGTTAGCTGTTGTTGTATATGTTGTTTAATTTACTAATGGTTATTATAATAGTATGTGTAGTATATAAAACAATTAAGGGGTAATAGTCATGAAAGCAAATAATATAACCTGCGTCCAAATAGTACGCTTCTTTTTTAATTTTTTTGAGAAAAGGGAATGGTCCCCTGGTGAGCAAGCGCCTTTAGATAATATTGTAAAGGCCGATAAAGTAATGCCTGAGGCAGTAAGGGAACTAAACAGCTTTTTAACAGAACGTTTGGATAGAATTGCTACCATGATGGAACTGCTTTTAGATGCCCACAGTAACTGGGCCATTACAGGTAAAAAAGATAAAATAATCATGGAAACCAATTCCTTTGATTTTAACGATGCACTGAAGTTATTAAAGGAAAATGGCTTTAACGATGATGAGTTCATATTAAAAGTAGAATACGAACGAAAGTGGGGAATGTTATAAAAAAAGGGTACCTGAGTTTTTCTTCAGGTACCCTTTAAAAATTACTTGGCAGCAACAGCAATCCAATAGCTACCCAGTAGTACTACCGACATAATGTAGCCTAGGGGTACGTTTATTAGTACACCGGTTGTAAAGGCTGCAAAAGGTCTCCATCCCACTGAAGTTAATTCTTTAAAACGAGTAGTTAATCCAATGGCTAGGAAACAGAATATAAAGGCCCAAGTTCTAAGGGTTTTAATGGGTGCAATAATATCTGTGTTTACAGCAGCAGTAGTTGCAGCATCTGCACCGGCAAGTACCATGGTAACAAGGGCTGATGCTAAAAAGAAACCAAAAACAAATTTAGGGAATCTATGCCATATTTCGCTTGCATCAGGCTTGGTTCCATCTTCCCTTTTTTCCCACTTGGTAATGGAAATTAGGGCCAGTAGGAAACACCAAATGCCCACAAACATATCACGACCTACTACTTTCATTAAAGTAAAGGTGGTAATAGCTCCGTCGCCAATGGCAGCTGCAGCAGCAATCCCTGCTGCATCAGCAAATTCCGATGTGCCAATCCAAGCACCGGCAGGACCTTCCGGAATGCCAAATAACTTAATTAATATGGGCAAGGCATAAATCATTACCACAGCCCAAACTACCACTAAGGAAATAGATACTGATACGTGTTTTTGATCTGCTTTTACAGAACCACTGATGGCAATGGATGCCGTTACACCGCAAATAGAACCACCGGCAGCCAAAGTAGAAGCAAATCGCCTATCTAACTTAAATAATTTTGTGCCAGACCAATAGATAGCCAGGAAAGTTGCTACAGCAATCACTGTAGCTTGTCCAAAGGCTATGGGACCGCTTTGCATAATTAAAGTAAAGGGTAATGTTGCACCTAATAACACAATACCTACTTTTACATAGAATTCTGTTCTTAGGGCAGATTCAAACCATTTGGGAATATTCATAGTATTACTGATGATCATACCAACGCCGAGGGCAACCAGAGGAGCTTCCAGGTTATATTTAATAGCCCACTCCCATGCACCGAAAATTGATACAACAATACTCATCAGAAAAATAACCATAAATCCGGGAACAAACTCACTTAATTTATGCCCCATAATTTTTACTGCAAGAGAGAAAAGCCCCATAAATAGCAAAAACAAAAGCACTATAGAGCCAAACCCTTCCTGCAAAGCGGCAGTCACAGTACTGAATTCTGACCAGTTTGGTATCTTTACAGCCACCGGTTTAATGGAACTTCCCATTTTAAACAGCAAAATTGACACTAATACCAAGCCTGTGAACTTGCAAATTAAACCAGCACCTCATTTTCACAATATATCAGCACATTTT from the Desulfofalx alkaliphila DSM 12257 genome contains:
- a CDS encoding diguanylate cyclase, giving the protein MKILLSLYLFIAVVLTQFSAAYLYSKGRTNHRKVFSALTLCVSVYLFGYLMIINSSNLQEMIFWNQIQYLGLPFISALWLMVALLYNKYILKKRMLILLFFVPVITFIMRLTNSWHHFFYKSWEIRELFGYYSLYMERGFWYYVNISYTVLCLFFAIYILYFGYQKNQTSYARTHFFIFFLASLLPIMGIMLILFAFDKWNIDYTALIMPISLLIISYGILKYDFMEIRTLVRETIFENHIAAMLILEDLKIVDYNKAAKKFFGALNISLNNYSLEHIFNRQPELLEILKSDTTRDFSLLIDGKERFFEIDVVQLGNPHVRSKRMLKSIRDITEKKKIQEKLKILATTDSLSGLYNRTEFMRLAQREFVWAKRHNEELSLLMMDLDCFKAINDTFGHAAGDEVIRKMGKIIMTGFRKTDIAGRLGGEEFAVILKNTSFQEAKKVAEQFRKTVANTKVIYGKQEISFTVSIGVAAISGGISNKKNIEDVLKEADDALYKGKAKGRNCVATME
- a CDS encoding PD40 domain-containing protein produces the protein MKKIIGLLLVGAMVLGMVGCGEKPNREDEVKILPKPQEQVMAVESIEELHKGRAWDISSDGKTLLFSWDEDVPESDSPGEMAPSHHLYTMNLADKTVVKLSNAEMGKHQGFARYSPDGKTIAFTENTEEMFTPYVMANEVMGEKKQLQSASFPLATAYLCWSSEGELAVPYYDGQSGEIFLYNPQNNKFSNITAKGDRNLKTRPLFYNKDTLMYLSNNDKNHPMGTVIALNLNSGKEKEVVEAINNFAISPNKQRIAYISGQTDDGKSIIKVDAIDSELNIGANLVEVNAGYGVLLAWSPDSGHLLYSDSGSLWAVNPETGDKVQLASDMQFILNLLWVNEKEIVFSGVPTGSDSYKNITYRITLQ
- a CDS encoding sensor histidine kinase translates to MNFSTRLIVYYLAATLLVMSLVGMAVLRGIEHYGMAAVEQDLMEQSRTAGVYVTQVLLLEGAASRGLEETASRITNNLSAGNRSVRIYDANLNLLSASVDGVEQTAAVTEQMPRSLNHALAGDYAYLIRNNQVYFAAPIELQGKTIGVLEFVYPLNFLNQVLSATTGILLTGAVVFGILITLLSIYIARVMVKPIKQLVAATERFAHRDFYPVKSSRSDELGRLSRSFNEMGKELQDYIQRQRQFVSNVSHELRTPLTAIKGYAEYLTDEVKGRPDLEKAVYHLNNESARLARLVDQLLLLSRIDAEREELVFSQLNLTELIEETVGKMQMRANKHSVTLNTNLQPDVCILGNSEKLTQVVVNLLDNAIKFSAAQSQVEVNLYCKDKYIYFTVSDRGPGIPPEDLKKVFDRFYRAANARVVGGTGLGLAIAKEIIDKHKGHIEISNRQGGGTVTTVKLLQH
- a CDS encoding response regulator transcription factor, with amino-acid sequence MQKILVIDDEPAIRDLVEMVLVREGYRVATAADGGSGLALAARFKPHLVVLDLMLPDISGHDVCKEISSRYRTPIIMLTAKNDVVDKVLGLELGADDYITKPFDSRELLARVKALLRRLGDKAMPAGNNIITHHNLEINLTNKTVTKDNKPVALTPREFQLLAVLASNPLRVFSRDELMSKAWGYDYTGDSRSVDIHITRLRKKIEVDSSKPRHIITVYGFGYRFGEA
- a CDS encoding flagellar brake protein is translated as MKKQAIISPGRPIQISRDGGTTWFTTAIKDVCEDIISIMLPYQKTPYIKIPLVLSKGDKLIVRLTIENFCFIFETRVADCKDKYYHLTYPKKLERVKRRKNIRLPIRLYVRYSCYGSNLIHFRNATTIDLSCGGMKLLVVEGIKPNTQILVAFKLPTKENPNTIAIKGRVTHCKKVDYYDDFYHVGIKFEDITEQLESQIARYIFNKMIEMRKAKVY
- a CDS encoding flagellar brake protein, whose translation is MSIEQKIITVGMPIDISRDGGATWCISTVKDIREGIMSITLPYQQSPYIKMPLALSKGDRVQVRVKIDNYCFQLDTWVTDCKDKYYHLPYFRKMRRVDKRKQARLPIALDVKYSYYGCNLIQFKDATTVDLSGGGMKMLVMEEIKANTPLLVVFTLPTNQIPKAILIKARATHCKKIDFYDNIYHVGIKFENITNQIKSQLLRYIYKKIVEKKAKVY